Genomic DNA from Clostridium sp. BJN0013:
ATGTTATTATAAAATCCCCATTTTTAAAAGAAAACTCTATATCAGAAGTAATTATAGGTGTCACTCCATAGTTTGCCATAATATATTTACTGATATTATTTACTTTTGTAATCTCTTCAGAGAGAAGTATTATGTATTTAGCTTCCTTGGCCAAATAACATATAGTATCAAATAAAATAGGGTCTGAGGCATCATAAACCACCATACAACTACGTCTTATACTCTTTTTTTTATTTCTCAGTATAATTTTAGAACTTTCCACAATACTAAAAGCCATTAGATTTTTTTGAAATTTACTATATAGAGTATAATCTAAATATCTATATACTTTAGGTGCCAATTCTATGTCTTTGATTTTACACATTTTTTTAGCTCTTAAAATATTATTATTATATGAATTTATATTAATATTGGGAGGAAATTTTATATTTTTAATTTTTAATTTCAATTCTTTTATAAAAAGTTCTTCCTTCATTCTGATTTTAAATCTATCTTTTATACTTCCCCAAAAACTATCATCATCATAAAATTTAGTTATATTGGAGTCAGCATATAGAACTGATTTCACATTTTATATTCTCCTTAAATTACTTACAATACTATATTATTCTTCTATAAAATTAAAAATTACAATATAAATTTGTATTCATTTAAAATTTCAAATACAACCTCACTTCGTTCTTCGCGGTTAATTTTTTCTTTTATTTCCTTACTGTTTTTTAGACCCTTTATATACCAGCCTATTTGCTTTCTCATTTCTCTTACAGCTTTATATTCCCCATTATAATAAATAGCCCTATTATAATGTTCTATGCAAATATCTATTTTTTGCTGAGGAGTAGGATATGTAATAGGCTGGCAATTTCTACTCTCATATATTTGGGAAAATATCCATGGATTTCCCAAGCTCCCTCTTCCAATCATTATACCATCACATTTAGTAACCTTAAAAAGTTTATTTGCATCCTCTACAGTAAATACATCGCCATTACCAATTACCGGAATTTTAATTGATTGTTTTACTTCACTTATTATATTCCAATTTGCTCTATCATTATACATCTGGGTACTAGTTCTCCCATGAATAGTTACAGCATCTGCTCCGGATTGCTCCATAATTTTAGCAAAATCTATAGCATTTATATTCTCAAAATCAAAACCCATTCTCATTTTTACAGTTACTGGCTTTAAAGATACCTTTTTAACTTCTTTCACTATTTCTGATGCAAGCCTGGGATTTTTCATAAGTGCAGAGCCTTCTCCATTTTTTACTATTTTAGGAGCTGGACAACCCATATTTATATCTATAACACAAATGTCTTTATTTTCATTAAAATAATCACAAGCTTTAGCCATTATAACTGGCTCACTTCCAAATATTTGAACACCTATGGGCGCTTCTACTGGAGATATAGCTAACATATCTTTTGTAACCTTGCTGCCATAAAATAAAGCTTTAGCACTTATCATTTCAGTATAAACAAGTCCACATTTGAATTCTCTACATAATTCTCTAAATGCTCTATCTGTCATACCTGCCATTGGAGCTAAAAACACGTTATTTTGAAATTCCATTTCT
This window encodes:
- the dusB gene encoding tRNA dihydrouridine synthase DusB, which codes for MKIGEMEFQNNVFLAPMAGMTDRAFRELCREFKCGLVYTEMISAKALFYGSKVTKDMLAISPVEAPIGVQIFGSEPVIMAKACDYFNENKDICVIDINMGCPAPKIVKNGEGSALMKNPRLASEIVKEVKKVSLKPVTVKMRMGFDFENINAIDFAKIMEQSGADAVTIHGRTSTQMYNDRANWNIISEVKQSIKIPVIGNGDVFTVEDANKLFKVTKCDGIMIGRGSLGNPWIFSQIYESRNCQPITYPTPQQKIDICIEHYNRAIYYNGEYKAVREMRKQIGWYIKGLKNSKEIKEKINREERSEVVFEILNEYKFIL